In Spirochaetota bacterium, the genomic window ATCAAGCCCTGCCACCAATCCAGCAGAGATAGTTATACCAGACCTTGATATGCCAGGTAAAACACCAACACCTTGTGCTATACCAACCACAATGCTTTCAAATAAACCAATGTTTTCAATCGTTTTTTGTTGTTTTCTAATATGAATGATGTATGGAATAAGTAGAATAAAAGAATTGACAATCAAAAATACTCCAACTATTTTGTAGTTAGTCTCACCTGCTTCACGCAAGATAGGTTCAAGAATGAGTGCTACAACGACAGTGAATGCAGTTGCTATCACAACAAGCCAGAAAAGCTTGCTTTCTACATCGCTAAACAACTTGTAGAACTTCAACCCACCTCTAACTAACATCATAAACTCTTTGAAGAAGAAAGTAATAACAACTATCAAAGTTGCTATATGTAATAGCACGTCAAACCATAGCGTTGTCTTTCCCATATCCTTCAGATAATGGTCAATAAGAACAAGATGTCCAGAACTGCTTATAGGTAGAAATTCCGCAA contains:
- a CDS encoding undecaprenyl-diphosphate phosphatase, giving the protein MDILKAVIMGFIQGVAEFLPISSSGHLVLIDHYLKDMGKTTLWFDVLLHIATLIVVITFFFKEFMMLVRGGLKFYKLFSDVESKLFWLVVIATAFTVVVALILEPILREAGETNYKIVGVFLIVNSFILLIPYIIHIRKQQKTIENIGLFESIVVGIAQGVGVLPGISRSGITISAGLVAGLDRTTAGVFSFLIFIPATVGAFFYETFKSVNSEEIALRFELSYLVGFVVALVVGYVALWLLMKLLKEGKFYIFSIYTFIIGLIALIF